One genomic segment of Tursiops truncatus isolate mTurTru1 chromosome 11, mTurTru1.mat.Y, whole genome shotgun sequence includes these proteins:
- the FAM186A gene encoding LOW QUALITY PROTEIN: protein FAM186A (The sequence of the model RefSeq protein was modified relative to this genomic sequence to represent the inferred CDS: inserted 10 bases in 6 codons; deleted 2 bases in 2 codons; substituted 8 bases at 8 genomic stop codons), producing MPLSSSAGTKASTQVMMDLNMQLGDIMQNVQXIIINHYTMDENVHSGRKISLTEHKKXRASLLEKIVTCAKTAEIKEKTLVYILAWLEEWNVILSEMTTIDIDEHHHCIAQMEMLPETLKAIESNVKLLSRISTSXEEKKKQKKKXASRGSLWKSWIESVIQRPATAHALRPDQMISDQFATNTKVSEIQDMLQELKDTAVFNKLENNAIKYMSSTIENLSKALSTLNDEVKVINLQSANMYTNETSXKEISLKIIQDLSKKNEMLQQKLQEAEEKYTHLVRSKGIEHQALPTSTLRVLPEPSPQLAISQADTLDSVDNILAKEFEIVVDEAPQKGTKALGIKWDSSPSYTAQGETISDITDQQYPLPEKKQKKSSEEITEDIIIDKISAKKGSAFQKDGTDQYQSQEGKRTKGPYVQETSESNVNDDKGKQKVTGTKLDHHFEIQALXKRKEIKSFSESKSKSLTESKSQHFPSDFPSDTKSQGGKSGTSSIWERLRKAKLQYSHSKSQISSENKEELIIESMDEEGRSEMSSQAEPSRLSQLDYSSEKMKIKGKKHQISPGTIISKEEKTEEKDMSVFAMKVKSLELVKSQSRITKETSGIPDGKREQSNLEEIQKAIVSFLKEKIDNTGKPLDKKTRSKEELLLKRAEVEKLGIIKAKIEECFQKVTETVTKILRKYKDIKNAGXIGEKPMNXKKVVXCMPEVHFQKQISAKSEISTLLSQESLGPLTDNLIQMILAEKESERDVPVASTVGKDHKEKEKQRLEERSYETINKNLEKEEAWLPMKEGKRGQQKQKQRQEEEVWKGQQKQXMQKQIEPDEKQKKREEEKEGHQKSKQQQLEAWKQKMKEQGVPLEKEKGQQMMQVQKEVRXLEQESSWQREEEKQKPRRKVEDHERQKQKTAKEMKTFEQPEQVLSHTSVTLSSRWQSTPKDALQLHQRREFNGNLKKLENLADGKHPIPIIPPISTQSSSPGAFSISGQSPTKSIILTPQQTQAMEIDLTPEEAKALRITPTSHQVQELGETPTPKMSQGLGAAHTPEQAHALRVTLTPQQVQALGITLTHEQAQTLGIHVTPEQAQAQVVPHVTAQQTQELGITLTPQQAQGLGIHVTPQQAQDLGAPFTLGQAQALGVSLSPEQFEELGVPPTSDNNYTLESPHIPEQIQPLGAPFTPGQAQSMGITLRSEQDLKLGALLINEQSLPHRAGSPSRHTLEVGIFSITDKSITTRAPHIPKQSPVSSAPVAEKSPIFEVSSTPLQISRSPLTQAPFVPGKSLGMRIPSEPRKLLAPQTFPSSRQTPVSKGQSTSVRFPAPVPSPISGPSPTPGQLLISGVPATSAQIPSIWAPFSHGKCLVPGASSTPEELLESGPLTLSEQPQAFQTSATHEQSPYLQAPSTLRQHLSPWTLPGQACPLWIPPTPGQRPTLWAPSTPGKPQKNLSSPVSKKSKERLSIISSLKPKSALVHPSAPSFKVPQAPFTTKKFQISEVSGTYEEIQDPRDPFATEQFRTFKSYLTDYRTPVSQTPYIDEGALPTLIKPVISLPSLTTQNITELTFEWDQKSRFPPIDKPWILTSLSGTQKTKMMVPTSYPQELQEQNYFVDVEAQRKNLILLNQETKASILPSQLHTTARNLIIETLHTDKVRLGYLFHKYIAYRLIQCARNNIIKWLQAIQNTGRGYETQNLYIMLSRIDDYQKKVMQICTGKQKSLQQKQNQCLRKMTYLLSQVIXIYKLNLNQPIPLIIKKKQISASTKFVQQPILKEEDKKYDIFNKFRQEDQMEAIWNADLFTSSYPITEKXSMXSLWAQLGGYPDIPMLLQLDVHSTFRRSLTCIQPKFKKIPK from the exons AGCTATCGAGAGCAATGTCAAGCTACTGAGCAGAATTAGTACAT ttgaagaaaagaagaaacaaaagaaaaaatgag CATCTAGAGGTTCTCTATGGAAATCTTGGATAGAAAGTGTTATACAGCGACCTGCAACAGCTCATGCTTTAAGACCAGATCAGATGATTAGTGATCAATTTGCAACAAATACAAAGGTTTCAGAAATCCAAGATATGCTACAGGAACTCAAAGATACTGCAGTGTTCAATAAATTGGAAAACAATGCTATTAAATATATGTCATCAACAATAGAAAACCTTTCGAAAGCTTTGAGTACACTAAATGATGAAGTGAAAGTTATTAACCTCCAAAGTGCCAATATGTATACAAATGAGACAAG GAAAGAGATTTCCCTGAAGATAATACAagatctcagt aaaaaaaatgaaatgcttcaGCAGAAACTtcaagaagcagaagaaaaatatacacacCTTGTTCGATCCAAAGGCATAGAACACCAAGCATTGCCCACATCAACACTGAGAGTGTTACCTGAGCCTTCTCCACAATTAGCCATTAGCCAAGCTGACACATTAGACAGTGTAGATAATATTTTGGCCAAAGAATTTGAAATTGTTGTAGATGAGGCCCCCCAAAAAGGGACCAAAGCCTTGGGGATCAAGTGGGACTCATCTCCTTCATACACAGCCCAAGGTGAGACAATTTCAGATATAACTGACCAGCAATACCCTTTAcctgaaaaaaaacagaaaaagtcttctgaagagatcactgaagatatcattATAGATAAGATATCAGCGAAGAAAGGCAGTGCCTTTCAGAAAGATGGGACTGATCAGTATCAATCACAGGAAGGAAAGCGCACAAAAGGCCCATATGTGCAGGAGACCTCTGAATCAAATGTGAATGATGATAAAGGTAAACAGAAAGTCACAGGGACCAAACTTGATCACCACTTTGAAATACAAGcact gaaaagaaaagaaatcaaatccTTTTCTGAAAGCAAATCAAAGTCACTCACTGAATCAAAAAGTCaacattttccttctgatttcccTTCTGACACAAAGAGCCAAGGTGGCAAAAGTGGAACCAGTAGTATATGGGAAAGACTCAGGAAAGCCAAACTTCAATATTCACATAGCAAAAGTCAAATTTCTTCAGAGAATAAAGAGGAACTCATCATTGAGTCAATGGACGAAGAAGGCAGAAGTGAGATGAGTAGCCAAGCAGAGCCATCCAGGTTGAGCCAACTTGATTATTcctctgagaaaatgaaaataaaaggaaagaaacaccAAATCTCTCCAGGAACCATtataagcaaagaagaaaaaactgaagagaaggatATGTCCGTCTTCGCCATGAAAGTCAAGTCTCTTGAACTTGTTAAATCACAGTCTAGGATAACTAAAGAGACTTCAGGAATTCCAGATGGCAAAAGAGAACAGAGTAACCTAGAAGAAATTCAGAAAGCCATAGTGTCATtcctaaaagagaaaattgataaCACAGGAAAGCCTTTGGATAAAAAGACTAGGTCAAAAGAAGAGTTATTATTAAAAAGAGCAGAAGTTGAAAAATTAGGAATCATAAAGGCAAAAATCGAGGAATGTTTCCAAAAAGTGACTGAAACTGTGACAAAAATCTTGAGAAAatacaaagatataaaaaatgcAGGATAAATTGGAGAGAAACCTATGA TAAAAAAAGTGGTCTAATGTATGCCAGAAGTGCATTTTCAGAAGCAGATTAGTGCAAAGTCAGAAATTAGCACCTTACTTTCACAGGAGAGCCTTGGCCCACTAACTGACAATTTAATACAAATGATCTTGgctgaaaaagaaagtgaaagggaTGTTCCTGTAGCCTCAACAGTAGGGAAAGACCataaggagaaggaaaaacaaaggctAGAAGAAAGGAGCTATGAGACGATAAATAAGAATTTGGAAAAGGAAGAGGCATGGCTCCCAATGAAGGAGGGAAAGCGAGGGCAACAGAAGCAGAAACAGCGGCAGGAAGAAGAGGTGTGGAAGGGACAGCAAAAACA GATGCAAAAGCAGATTGAGCCAgatgagaagcaaaagaaaagggaagaggagaaagaagggcaTCAGAAGtcaaagcagcagcagctggaagcATGGaagcaaaaaatgaaagaacaaggagTGCCcttggagaaggagaaaggacagCAGATGATGCAGGTTCAGAAGGAAGTGAGATAACTGGAGCAAGAAAGCAGttggcagagagaggaggagaagcagaagccaaggagaaaggtAGAGGACCATGAAAGGCAGAAGCAGAAAACAGCAAAGGAGATGAAAACTTTTGAACAACCAGAACAGGTGCTCAGTCACACTTCAGTGACATTGTCTTCCAGGTGGCAGAGCACACCAAAAGACGCATTGCAGTTACACCAAAGAAGAGAGTTCAATGGGAATCTTAAGAAATTAGAGAATCTGGCTGATGGAAAGCACCCCATACCAATCATTCCTCCCATCTCTACACAATCTTCCTCACCAGGAGCCTTTTCTATTTCTGGACAGTCTCCCACAAAGTCCATTATTCTTACCCCTCAGCAGACCCAGGCAATGGAAATTGACCTCACCCCTGAAGAGGCCAAGGCACTGAGAatcacccccacctcccatcaGGTTCAGGAATTGGGGGAAACCCCTACTCCTAAGATGTCTCAGGGTTTGGGAGCAGCCCACACACCTGAGCAGGCCCATGCACTGAGGGTCACTCTTACCCCTCAGCAAGTCCAGGCATTGGGGATAACTCTCACCCATGAGCAGGCCCAGACACTGGGGATTCATGTCACCCCTGAACAGGCCCAGGCACAGGTGGTCCCCCATGTCACCGCTCAGCAGACCCAGGAACTGGGGATCACTCTCACCCCTCAACAGGCCCAGGGACTGGGGATCCATGTCACCCCTCAGCAGGCCCAGGACTTGGGGGCCCCTTTCACTTTAGGACAGGCTCAAGCATTGGGGGTTTCTCTCTCTCCAGAACAGTTTGAGGAATTAGGAGTTCCTCCCACCTCAGATAACAACTATACCTTAGAATCTCCCCACATCCCAGAACAAATCCAACCTTTGGGAGCCCCTTTCACCCCAGGACAGGCCCAGTCCATGGGTATTACTCTCAGGTCTGAGCAGGACCTAAAATTAGGAGCTCTTCTTATTAATGAGCAGTCCTTACCACACAGGGCTGGTTCTCCTTCAAGACATACTCTGGAAGTTGGGATCTTTTCCATTACTGATAAATCTATCACAACACGTGCTCCTCACATTCCTAAGCAGTCCCCAGTATCATCTGCTCCTGTTGCTGAGAAGTCCCCTATATTTGAGGTCTCTTCTACTCCTTTGCAGATATCAAGGTCTCCTCTTACACAAGCCCCCTTTGTCCCTGGGAAATCCTTGGGAATGAGGATTCCTTCAGAACCCAGGAAGCTCCTGGCACCACAGACTTTTCCTTCCTCTAGACAGACCCCAGTTTCTAAGGGTCAATCCACCTCTGTTCGGTTCCCAGCTCCAGTCCCCAGCCCAATATCTGGGCCCTCTCCCACTCCAGG ACAGCTCCTTATATCTGGAGTCCCAGCCACCTCTGCACAGATTCCCAGTATCTGGGCTCCTTTCTCTCATGGGAAGTGCTTGGTTCCTGGGGCTTCTTCCACCCCTGAGGAACTCTTGGAATCTGGACCCTTAACCCTCTCTGAGCAGCCCCAGGCATTCCAGACCTCTGCCACCCATGAGCAATCTCCCTATCTACAAGCCCCTTCTACCCTTAGGCAGCATCTGTCACCATGGACCCTTCCTGGTCAAGCTTGCCCACTATGGatccctcccacccctgggcaACGCCCTACACTATGGGCTCCCTCAACCCCTGGAAAGCCCCAGAAAAATTTGTCCTCTCCTGTCTCTAAGAAAAGTAAGGAAAGATTGTcaattatttcttctctgaaaccTAAATCAGCATTGGTCCATCCCAGTGCTCCAAGTTTCAAGGTACCTCAAGCCCCTTTCACCACTAAGAAGTTCCAAATATCAGAGGTCTCTGGCACTTATGAAGAAATCCAG GACCCCCGAGATCCTTTTGCTACGGAACAATTTAGAACATTTAAGTCCTATCTTACTGATTACAGGACACCAGTATCCCAAACCCCTTACATTGATGAGGGGGCCCTTCCTACTCTCATTAAGCCTGTAATATCACTACCTTCTCTTACTACCCAAAACATCACAGAGCTCACCTTTGAATGGGACCAGAAATCCCGATTTCCCCCTATAGATAAGCCCTGGATACTGACCTCACTTTCAGGTACCCAGAAAACCAAGATGATGGTGCCCACTTCCTATCCTCAAGAGCTCCAAGAACAGAACTATTTTGTTGATGTGGAGGCTCAGCGGAAGAACCTGATTCTCTTAAATCAGGAGACAAAAGCTTCTATACTCCCTTCACAACTACACACAACAGCTAGGAATCTCATAATTGAGACACTTCATACGGACAAAGTTCGGCTGGGATACCTATTCCACAAGTACATTGCCTATAGGCTGATCCAGTGTGCAAG AAACAACATAATTAAATGGTTACAAGCCATCCAGAATACTGGGAGAGGTTATGAGACCCAGAACCTCTACATAATGCTGAGCAGAATTGACGACTATCAAAAAAAGGTGATGCAGATCTGCACAGGGAAGCAGAAGTCGCTACAGCAGAAACAGAATCAGTGCCTGAGGAAAATGACGTACTTACTCAGCCAggtaatct AGATATATAAATTGAATCTAAATCAACCTATCCCTTTGATCATCAAAAAGAAGCAAATATCTGCCTCTACCAAATTTGTTCAACAGCCAATCCTAAAAGAAGAGGACAAAAAGTATGACATATTCAATAAGTTCAG ACAAGAAGACCAAATGGAAGCCATCTGGAATGCTGATCTATTCACTTCAAGTTACCCAATAACAGAGAA ATCAATGTAATCACTCTGGGCCCAGCTGGGTGGGTACCCAGATATTCCTATGCTGCTCCAGTTAGATGTTCACTCTACATTCAGAAGATCTCTTACATGCATTCAACCAAA GTTTAAGAAGATTCCCAAGTGA